One genomic region from Miscanthus floridulus cultivar M001 unplaced genomic scaffold, ASM1932011v1 os_1688_1_2, whole genome shotgun sequence encodes:
- the LOC136534217 gene encoding uncharacterized protein, giving the protein MGPPPPAPLPDELVEEILLRIPPSDPATLARAAVAQKRWCRLVAGPGFCRRYRDRHRAPPMLGFFCFPWSGNGFSTSFVPASSFRPKPRADRRQLGPVDARHGRVLLRAYERFRGGVVPGFRLVVWDPITRHRVALPRPKGLCDEWEWSATVLCAAPAGSCDHLDCHSGHFIVVLISNYPEGMLSCVYSSQAGAWGKIARHLYRHSLGYEMSSAHVGNALYCMLDWGNKILRFDLRTREFSVMEPPVLLSRERYTERIQLTTMEDGQLALAVLRKSTLYILSTDEEFGWGGTNIIDLEKCGNYVPSTTTPSLIGFAGDIGLVFLNTGNNGILSVDIRSAQVKVVDKRPCISRIVPYINFCTPALGAAFRGEGPSEGGSNE; this is encoded by the exons ATGggtccgccgccgccggcaccgCTGCCGGACGAGCTCGTCGAGGAGATCCTGCTCCGCATCCCGCCGTCCGACCCCGCGACCCTCGCGCGCGCCGCCGTCGCCCAGAAGCGGTGGTGCCGCCTCGTCGCCGGCCCCGGCTTCTGCCGCAGGTACCGCGACCGCCACCGTGCCCCACCCATGCTGGGCTTCTTCTGCTTCCCCTGGAGCGGCAACGGCTTCTCCACCAGCTTCGTCCCCGCGTCCTCCTTCCGACCCAAGCCCCGCGCCGACCGTCGCCAGCTGGGCCCGGTGGACGCGCGCCACGGCCGTGTTCTCCTCCGCGCCTACGAGCGATTCCGCGGCGGCGTCGTACCCGGGTTTCGCCTCGTCGTCTGGGACCCCATTACGCGCCACCGGGTGGCGCTGCCGAGGCCAAAGGGCTTATGCGACGAGTGGGAATGGAGTGCCACGGTACTCTGTGCTGCCCCCGCCGGCTCGTGCGACCACCTCGATTGCCACAGTGGGCACTTCATCGTGGTCCTCATCAGCAACTACCCAGAGGGTATGCTTTCCTGCGTCTACTCATCACAGGCTGGCGCGTGGGGCAAAATTGCTCGGCACCTTTACCGTCACAGTCTTGGTTATGAGATGAGCAGCGCTCATGTGGGGAATGCACTGTACTGCATGTTAGACTGGGGAAATAAAATCCTCAGGTTTGATTTGCGCACACGGGAATTTTCTGTGATGGAGCCACCTGTTCTGCTCTCGCGCGAGAGATATACTGAGCGAATTCAACTCACCACCATGGAGGACGGGCAGCTGGCACTAGCAGTATTGCGTAAGTCTACACTTTACATACTGTCAACGGACGAAGAATTTGGATGGGGAGGAACCAACATCATTGATCTCGAAAAATGTGGTAATTATGTCCCATCGACCACCACACCTTCTTTGATTGGCTTTGCGGGAGACATTGGTCTTGTTTTCCTGAACACTGGAAATAATGGAATCTTGAGTGTCGACATAAGGTCTGCTCAGGTGAAGGTGGTCGATAAGAGACCATGCATCTCCCGCATTGTTCCCTACATCAACTTCTGCACTCCAG CACTGGGAGCAGCGTTTAGGGGTGAGGGACCAAGTGAGGGTGGCTCAAATGAATGA